A genome region from Nocardia sp. NBC_01730 includes the following:
- a CDS encoding ATP-binding cassette domain-containing protein, translating to MASNTDQAIIVEAVEKSFGEVKALRGVSFTAPAGSVLGVLGPNGAGKTTTVSVLSTLIRPDAGRALVAGHDVVREAEAVRASIMLTGQYAAVDEMLSGRENLVLFGRLMGLRRKAARERAEELLAQFELTAAADRRVGQYSGGMRRRIDIACGLVRPPRVVFLDEPTTGLDPVSRQSLWSLVRSLKEQGVTILLTTQYLEEADVLSDNIIVIDKGAVIAEGTADQLKARSGTSCCEVVPVEADDVAAVAAALAGLGEITVAESADRVSLPAPDGAATLAEALRRINEAGIELIDIALRRPTLDEVFIELTKPVAEVHA from the coding sequence TTGGCATCGAATACGGACCAGGCGATCATCGTCGAGGCCGTCGAGAAGTCCTTCGGCGAGGTGAAGGCGCTGCGTGGCGTCAGCTTCACGGCGCCCGCGGGCAGCGTGCTCGGCGTGCTCGGTCCGAACGGGGCGGGGAAGACCACGACCGTCTCCGTCCTGTCCACGCTCATCCGGCCCGACGCCGGCCGGGCGCTCGTCGCGGGCCACGACGTAGTACGCGAGGCGGAGGCGGTGCGCGCTTCCATCATGCTCACCGGACAGTACGCCGCGGTGGATGAGATGCTCAGCGGTCGCGAGAACCTGGTGCTGTTCGGTCGCCTCATGGGGCTGCGCCGAAAGGCGGCTCGCGAGCGCGCCGAGGAATTGCTGGCACAATTCGAGCTGACCGCGGCGGCCGACCGGCGGGTCGGTCAGTACTCCGGCGGCATGCGGCGGCGCATCGACATCGCGTGCGGGCTGGTGCGCCCGCCGCGGGTGGTGTTCCTGGACGAGCCGACGACCGGCCTCGACCCGGTCAGCAGGCAGAGTCTGTGGTCGCTGGTGCGGTCGCTCAAGGAGCAGGGCGTGACGATCTTGCTCACCACGCAGTACCTCGAAGAGGCGGATGTGTTGAGCGACAACATCATCGTCATCGACAAGGGCGCCGTGATCGCCGAGGGCACCGCCGATCAACTCAAGGCTCGCTCCGGAACCAGTTGCTGCGAGGTGGTCCCGGTCGAGGCCGACGACGTGGCCGCGGTGGCGGCCGCACTCGCCGGACTCGGTGAGATCACCGTGGCCGAATCCGCGGACCGGGTTTCGCTGCCTGCGCCGGACGGTGCGGCGACATTGGCCGAGGCATTGCGCCGAATCAACGAGGCCGGTATCGAACTGATCGATATCGCTCTGCGCAGGCCGACGCTGGACGAGGTGTTCATCGAACTCACCAAGCCCGTGGCCGAGGTGCACGCGTGA
- a CDS encoding ABC transporter permease: MTVTATPDPVAVLRVPAGMQWTALSERSIRAAFREGDLILACTAPMTFFICVYVPLRRSVEASGLDYAQYLLPLIAVQSMFFTSMFAADRAGREITAGMGTRLRAMPVLSWVPPAARMSANVLRASVALAGALTIGILFGFRFHGLPAAVAFVVLTLAFGAAIVVASDALGTATANPELGGTVLFVPQLLLLMTSTGFVPAEGFPGWIQPFTRNQPVSQVAAALRDLAEGRFGSAVGVAVIWVVGLLAAAAVLSVRVERRRR; this comes from the coding sequence GTGACCGTCACCGCCACACCCGATCCAGTGGCCGTGCTCCGTGTTCCGGCCGGGATGCAATGGACCGCTCTGAGCGAGCGCAGTATTCGCGCCGCGTTCCGCGAAGGCGACCTCATCTTGGCCTGCACTGCGCCGATGACCTTCTTCATCTGCGTCTATGTTCCGCTGCGCCGATCCGTGGAGGCATCGGGTCTGGACTACGCCCAGTACCTGCTCCCGTTGATCGCGGTGCAGTCGATGTTCTTCACGTCGATGTTCGCGGCCGATCGGGCAGGCCGGGAGATCACGGCGGGGATGGGCACGCGGTTGCGTGCCATGCCGGTCTTGTCGTGGGTTCCGCCTGCCGCGCGGATGTCGGCGAACGTGTTACGGGCGAGCGTCGCGCTGGCGGGCGCGCTGACGATCGGGATACTGTTCGGATTCCGCTTCCACGGATTGCCCGCTGCCGTCGCGTTCGTGGTGCTGACGTTGGCGTTCGGTGCGGCGATCGTGGTCGCCTCCGATGCACTCGGTACCGCCACCGCCAACCCGGAACTCGGCGGAACGGTGTTGTTCGTGCCGCAGCTGCTGCTGCTCATGACGTCGACGGGTTTCGTTCCCGCTGAGGGCTTTCCCGGCTGGATCCAGCCGTTCACACGTAACCAGCCGGTATCACAGGTTGCCGCCGCGCTGCGCGACTTGGCCGAAGGCCGGTTCGGCTCGGCGGTGGGTGTCGCGGTGATCTGGGTCGTCGGTCTGCTTGCGGCGGCCGCGGTGTTGTCGGTGCGAGTGGAAAGGCGTCGGCGGTGA
- a CDS encoding ABC transporter permease, producing the protein MNALIDQSLVETGRLLRRWSRQHEVLTTTLVLPILLLLMYQLVLNKSLTAAEGVEPIYGFVPMIAVSAAMYGAMGTGISLYGERESGLLRRFWVLPLHRSAGFVGRLLAECVRALAATVVVVGVGMVLGLRFHQGWVGALGVLLVPVIVIAGFTPVVIVVGVSRIGDKVAQIFAVVVLLGMFFNPGFAPVRNYPGWLQPIVRGQPMSCAIEAMRGLTLGGPIATPLLQTIAWSAGLVAAFAALAVRGYRMAAEH; encoded by the coding sequence GTGAACGCGCTGATCGACCAGAGCTTGGTGGAGACCGGGCGGCTGCTGCGCCGGTGGAGCAGGCAGCACGAGGTGCTGACGACCACACTGGTGCTGCCGATCCTGTTGCTGCTGATGTATCAGTTGGTGCTGAACAAGTCGCTGACCGCTGCGGAGGGTGTCGAACCCATCTACGGTTTCGTGCCGATGATCGCTGTCTCTGCCGCCATGTACGGCGCGATGGGCACCGGTATCTCGCTGTACGGAGAGCGGGAAAGTGGACTGCTGCGCCGGTTCTGGGTGCTTCCGCTACATCGCTCGGCCGGGTTCGTCGGCCGATTGCTCGCCGAATGTGTGCGTGCGCTTGCCGCGACGGTCGTGGTTGTCGGGGTCGGGATGGTCCTCGGCCTGCGATTCCATCAGGGCTGGGTGGGGGCACTCGGGGTATTGCTCGTTCCGGTGATCGTGATCGCGGGCTTCACCCCGGTGGTGATCGTGGTCGGGGTCAGTCGAATCGGCGACAAAGTCGCGCAGATCTTCGCCGTGGTGGTGCTGCTCGGGATGTTCTTCAATCCCGGCTTCGCCCCGGTGCGGAACTATCCGGGATGGCTACAGCCGATCGTCCGCGGCCAGCCGATGAGCTGTGCGATCGAGGCGATGCGCGGACTGACCCTCGGCGGCCCGATCGCGACACCGCTGCTGCAAACTATCGCCTGGTCGGCCGGCCTGGTGGCGGCTTTCGCCGCCTTGGCCGTCCGCGGTTACCGGATGGCCGCCGAACACTGA